From one Falsibacillus pallidus genomic stretch:
- the yunB gene encoding sporulation protein YunB, producing the protein MAKFHSVKPRRAGPLPTRYVFLLTFVFFIFSTVAGLWIVNAGLKPTLTKYAESETKKIAALVISKAINKKVASLMGEDLIESIPSGSSDGMPIINFNTKVMNTVLEQTQTLVQENLKEAEKGNLSVLDTLTDVEIDKEETAKKQGIVYLVPLGQATNNALLGNLGPKIPIRFHAIGDVETDIKYNIQDRGINNTFIYFYVHVEVNVQMIIPFATKMTKYEQNIPIGFTLFPGKVPQYYNGNGKANPSIQLPGS; encoded by the coding sequence GTGGCTAAATTCCATAGTGTCAAACCCCGGCGGGCAGGACCGCTTCCAACCCGGTATGTTTTTCTACTTACATTTGTCTTCTTCATTTTTTCTACGGTGGCAGGATTATGGATCGTCAATGCCGGGCTGAAACCTACTCTCACCAAGTACGCGGAATCTGAAACGAAAAAAATCGCCGCGCTGGTCATCAGCAAAGCCATCAATAAAAAAGTCGCCAGTCTGATGGGAGAAGATTTAATTGAATCCATCCCGAGCGGCAGTTCAGACGGGATGCCCATCATCAATTTCAACACAAAGGTCATGAATACGGTTTTGGAACAAACGCAAACCCTTGTTCAAGAAAATCTTAAAGAAGCAGAGAAGGGGAATCTGTCAGTCCTTGATACGCTGACAGATGTGGAAATAGATAAAGAGGAGACGGCTAAAAAGCAAGGAATCGTCTACCTGGTGCCCTTGGGCCAGGCGACGAATAATGCTCTTCTTGGGAACCTCGGGCCAAAGATCCCCATCCGCTTCCATGCAATCGGTGATGTAGAGACTGATATAAAATATAATATCCAGGACCGGGGGATTAACAATACCTTCATATATTTCTATGTCCATGTGGAAGTCAATGTCCAGATGATCATCCCATTTGCGACAAAGATGACCAAGTATGAACAAAATATCCCGATAGGCTTCACCCTTTTCCCTGGCAAAGTCCCGCAGTATTATAACGGAAATGGAAAAGCCAATCCTTCCATTCAACTGCCTGGGTCATAG
- a CDS encoding cysteine desulfurase → MNAKEIRKLFPILDQEVNGHKLVYLDSAATSQKPIQVIEAIDNYYRQYNSNVHRGVHTLGTRATDGYEGAREKVRKFINASSTEEVVFTRGTTTSINTIAVSYGRENVKDGDEIVISYMEHHSNIIPWQQLAKQTGATLKYLPLQEDGTISLEDVRKTITSNTKIVSIMHVSNVLGTMNPIKEIAKIAHEHGAVMVVDGAQSAPHLKVDVQDLDCDFLAFSGHKMGGPTGIGVMYGKKHHLEKMEPVEFGGEMIDFVGLQESTWKELPWKFEGGTPIIAGAIGLGAAIDFLQEIGLDEIEKHEHKLAAYALERMSEIEGMTIYGPKNPQNRAGLITFNLADVHPHDVATVLDAEGIAVRAGHHCAQPLMKWLDVSSTARASFYLYNTEEDIDSLVNGLVKTKEYFSNVF, encoded by the coding sequence ATGAATGCTAAAGAGATTCGCAAATTATTTCCGATTCTCGACCAGGAAGTCAATGGACATAAGCTTGTATACCTTGACAGTGCTGCAACTTCCCAAAAGCCCATACAGGTAATTGAAGCAATCGACAACTACTACCGCCAATACAACTCAAATGTACACCGCGGTGTCCATACCCTTGGAACGCGTGCCACTGATGGATATGAAGGGGCACGTGAAAAGGTAAGGAAGTTCATCAACGCTTCATCGACTGAAGAAGTAGTGTTCACACGCGGGACAACGACTTCCATCAATACGATTGCCGTCAGCTATGGAAGGGAAAATGTCAAAGATGGCGATGAAATTGTGATTTCTTACATGGAACATCACAGCAACATCATTCCTTGGCAGCAGCTTGCAAAGCAAACTGGCGCAACGTTGAAATATCTTCCGCTTCAAGAGGATGGAACGATTTCATTGGAAGATGTCAGAAAAACCATCACATCCAATACGAAAATCGTCTCCATCATGCATGTGTCCAATGTGCTTGGCACCATGAACCCGATTAAGGAAATCGCTAAAATCGCCCATGAACATGGGGCGGTCATGGTGGTTGACGGGGCTCAGAGTGCTCCACACTTAAAAGTGGATGTGCAGGATTTAGATTGTGACTTCCTGGCATTTTCAGGACACAAAATGGGCGGGCCTACTGGCATTGGAGTCATGTACGGCAAGAAGCACCATCTTGAAAAAATGGAGCCAGTGGAGTTTGGCGGCGAAATGATCGACTTCGTCGGACTCCAGGAATCCACGTGGAAGGAGCTCCCTTGGAAATTCGAAGGGGGGACTCCGATCATTGCAGGAGCCATCGGTCTTGGAGCCGCAATTGATTTTCTGCAGGAGATTGGCTTGGATGAAATCGAGAAGCATGAACATAAATTAGCTGCTTATGCCTTGGAACGTATGTCTGAGATTGAAGGGATGACGATTTACGGACCTAAAAATCCGCAAAATCGTGCAGGTTTGATAACATTCAACCTGGCAGATGTCCATCCGCATGATGTAGCGACTGTATTGGATGCAGAAGGAATTGCTGTCCGTGCAGGACATCACTGTGCACAGCCGCTGATGAAATGGCTGGATGTTTCTTCAACTGCAAGGGCCAGCTTCTACCTCTACAATACGGAAGAAGATATTGACAGCCTTGTAAACGGGCTTGTCAAAACAAAGGAGTATTTCAGCAATGTCTTTTAA
- a CDS encoding DUF72 domain-containing protein yields MIYVGVTGWGDHDSLYTGLTNKRDRLKEYSGHFPIVELDASFYAVQPKRNVEKWLKETPESFQFIVKAYQGMTGHQRGEIPFETVKDMFEAFIDSVRPIHESGKLAMVLFQFPPWFDCKKENVDYIRYCKSMMGDMPCAIEFRHQSWYRPEFRERTLAFIRDENWIHSICDEPQAGEGSVPTVLEAVNPERTLIRLHGRNFHGWNKPNGDNWREVRYLYRYNKEELLEWKNNIGVLKNQTKDLYVLFNNNSGGDAADNAKQFIELMDIEYQGLASRQLDIFD; encoded by the coding sequence GTGATCTATGTTGGAGTGACCGGATGGGGCGACCATGACTCTTTATATACCGGCTTGACGAATAAAAGGGACCGATTGAAGGAATACAGCGGGCATTTTCCGATTGTGGAGCTTGATGCCAGCTTTTATGCTGTGCAGCCAAAAAGAAATGTTGAAAAATGGCTGAAGGAAACTCCTGAATCTTTTCAATTCATCGTAAAGGCCTACCAGGGGATGACGGGGCATCAAAGGGGAGAAATTCCTTTTGAGACTGTTAAGGATATGTTCGAGGCATTCATCGACTCTGTACGGCCGATCCATGAATCAGGAAAATTGGCGATGGTGCTGTTTCAATTTCCGCCTTGGTTCGATTGTAAAAAGGAAAACGTGGATTATATCCGCTATTGCAAGTCAATGATGGGGGATATGCCTTGTGCCATTGAGTTCCGTCATCAGTCATGGTATCGTCCTGAATTCCGGGAAAGGACGCTTGCCTTCATTCGCGATGAAAATTGGATTCACAGCATCTGTGATGAACCACAGGCCGGGGAAGGATCTGTCCCGACTGTGCTTGAAGCAGTAAACCCTGAAAGAACGCTCATCCGCCTGCACGGCAGGAATTTTCATGGATGGAATAAGCCGAACGGAGACAATTGGCGGGAAGTAAGGTATCTTTACCGATATAATAAAGAAGAACTGCTTGAATGGAAGAATAATATCGGGGTCCTTAAGAATCAGACAAAGGATCTTTATGTGTTGTTCAACAACAACTCCGGCGGGGATGCTGCAGATAACGCCAAACAGTTCATTGAATTGATGGATATCGAATATCAGGGGCTGGCGTCAAGGCAGCTGGATATATTTGATTGA
- the sufB gene encoding Fe-S cluster assembly protein SufB — protein sequence MAKKAPEIGDYKYGFHDKDVSVFRSKRGLTREIVEEISRMKNEPQWMLDFRLKSLEHFYNMSMPQWGGDLSALKFDEITYYVKPSEKSERSWDEVPEEIKQTFDKLGIPEAEQKYLAGVSAQYESEVVYHNMKEDLEEMGIVFKDTDTALKENEDIFREHWAKVIPPTDNKFAALNSAVWSGGSFIYVPPGVKVDTPLQAYFRINSENMGQFERTLIIVDEGAHVHYVEGCTAPVYTTNSLHSAVVEIIIKKDAYCRYTTIQNWANNVFNLVTKRAVCEANATMEWIDGNIGSKLTMKYPAVILKGEGARGMTLSIALAGKGQHQDAGAKMIHLAPNTSSTIVSKSISKQGGKVTYRGIVHFGRKADGARSNIECDTLIMDNQSTSDTIPYNEILNDNISLEHEAKVSKVSEEQLFYLMSRGISEEEATEMIVMGFIEPFTKELPMEYAVEMNRLIKFEMEGSIG from the coding sequence ATGGCTAAGAAAGCGCCAGAAATCGGGGATTACAAATATGGCTTTCATGATAAAGACGTTTCAGTATTCCGCTCCAAGCGCGGCTTGACTCGTGAAATTGTCGAAGAAATTTCCCGTATGAAAAATGAGCCGCAATGGATGCTTGATTTCCGTCTGAAATCATTGGAGCATTTTTATAATATGTCCATGCCGCAATGGGGTGGAGACTTATCAGCACTTAAGTTTGATGAAATCACTTACTACGTGAAGCCTTCAGAGAAATCTGAGCGTTCATGGGATGAAGTGCCAGAAGAAATCAAACAGACATTTGATAAACTCGGCATCCCTGAAGCAGAGCAAAAGTATTTGGCAGGGGTTTCTGCTCAATATGAATCCGAAGTTGTCTACCACAACATGAAGGAAGATCTTGAAGAGATGGGTATCGTATTTAAAGATACAGACACAGCCCTAAAAGAAAACGAAGATATTTTCCGTGAACACTGGGCAAAAGTCATTCCGCCGACAGACAACAAATTTGCTGCACTTAACTCAGCAGTTTGGTCAGGGGGATCATTCATCTACGTACCACCTGGTGTAAAAGTGGATACACCGCTTCAAGCATATTTCCGAATCAACTCTGAGAACATGGGTCAGTTTGAGCGTACATTGATCATTGTCGATGAAGGCGCTCATGTGCATTACGTAGAAGGATGTACAGCACCAGTCTATACGACAAACTCCCTGCACTCTGCAGTTGTTGAAATCATCATCAAGAAAGATGCGTATTGCCGCTACACGACTATCCAGAACTGGGCGAACAACGTATTCAACCTTGTTACAAAGCGTGCAGTCTGTGAGGCGAACGCAACGATGGAATGGATCGATGGAAACATCGGATCAAAATTAACAATGAAATACCCTGCGGTCATCCTGAAAGGTGAAGGCGCAAGAGGTATGACTCTATCCATTGCTTTGGCAGGTAAAGGCCAGCATCAGGATGCAGGTGCAAAAATGATTCACTTGGCTCCGAATACTTCTTCTACCATTGTTTCGAAATCCATTTCGAAACAAGGCGGAAAAGTAACGTACCGCGGTATCGTTCATTTTGGACGAAAAGCGGACGGCGCCCGCTCCAACATCGAGTGTGATACATTAATCATGGATAATCAATCAACTTCAGATACGATCCCTTACAATGAGATCTTGAACGACAACATCTCATTGGAGCATGAAGCGAAAGTTTCAAAAGTATCAGAAGAACAGCTTTTCTACTTGATGAGCCGAGGAATTTCCGAAGAAGAAGCAACGGAAATGATCGTAATGGGCTTCATCGAGCCATTTACAAAAGAACTTCCAATGGAATATGCCGTTGAAATGAACCGCCTGATCAAGTTCGAAATGGAAGGTTCCATCGGATAA
- a CDS encoding sulfite exporter TauE/SafE family protein: MEWIVLLFIGLAAGALGSLVGLGGGIIIVPSLIYFGSYTGIIPETSPQVIVGTSLAVMIFTGLSSTLSYMKHKTIDYKSGWIFFIGSGPGSLLGAWINKSLNLHSFSLYFGFFMVFVSVLLMVKKYFKPVKHNPNAGIQKTYTDPQGNIHTYGFSPIIGIMISFAVGLLSGLFGIGGGSLMVPAMILIFLFPAHVAIATSMFMVFLSSVTSSIAHISMGNIDWIFASALIPGAWVGAKLGVYLNTKFSSKTLVNLLRIILIIAGIRLILQGLSG, encoded by the coding sequence ATGGAATGGATAGTGTTATTATTCATCGGCCTGGCAGCTGGGGCACTGGGCTCTTTAGTGGGGCTTGGCGGAGGAATCATCATCGTTCCTTCCTTGATTTATTTTGGAAGCTATACCGGCATCATCCCGGAAACTAGTCCACAAGTGATTGTGGGGACGTCATTGGCAGTGATGATTTTCACCGGTTTATCCTCAACTTTATCCTATATGAAGCATAAAACAATTGATTATAAGAGCGGATGGATATTTTTCATCGGAAGCGGACCAGGAAGCCTATTGGGGGCATGGATCAATAAAAGTTTAAATCTGCACAGCTTCAGCCTTTATTTCGGTTTCTTTATGGTGTTTGTTTCCGTTCTGCTGATGGTGAAGAAATACTTCAAGCCGGTTAAACATAATCCAAATGCAGGAATTCAAAAGACTTATACAGATCCACAAGGGAATATACATACGTATGGGTTCAGCCCCATAATTGGGATTATGATCAGCTTTGCGGTCGGACTTCTTTCTGGTCTGTTTGGCATCGGCGGCGGCTCCTTGATGGTTCCTGCCATGATCTTGATCTTTTTATTTCCTGCCCACGTGGCCATTGCGACCTCAATGTTCATGGTCTTCTTATCTTCCGTGACAAGCTCCATTGCCCATATCAGTATGGGGAACATCGATTGGATCTTTGCCTCTGCTTTGATACCGGGCGCTTGGGTCGGGGCAAAATTAGGGGTCTATTTAAATACAAAATTTTCATCCAAGACTTTGGTGAACCTTTTAAGGATCATCCTGATCATTGCAGGAATACGATTGATCCTTCAAGGGCTCTCAGGGTGA
- a CDS encoding HD-GYP domain-containing protein — protein sequence MRLISTRSLEPGMILASAVYNQVGQVLLQEKVELKISLIKRLIELDIKYVYIEDSLSAGIKVKDTIPASVKHKAIQTVEAAFTDMQAENKSKRSFLLDQNSKIFKDIIKGLLDEIKGNRDLLTILTDVYIYDSYIFQHSFNVTLYTLAVAMEMGYSSKSLETIGLGAILHDVGKMMVPEDILMKPGKLTGDEFEVVKKHTDFGFDILRQLHTVPLLVAHCAFQHHERLDGSGYPRGLNGKEMHEYAKIIAVADVFDAVTSNRVYRGALLPHEGLEVLYAGSGTLFEPEIVDAFRRSVTIYPNGITVLLNDSRKGIVSKQNPSLTERPVIRIIEENGRELQEPYEIDLKIELDVMIHSCDVDWKSPVAK from the coding sequence ATGAGGCTTATATCCACAAGGTCGTTAGAACCTGGCATGATTTTGGCTAGTGCAGTGTACAACCAAGTAGGACAAGTACTGCTGCAGGAAAAAGTAGAATTGAAGATCTCTTTGATTAAACGTTTGATTGAACTCGATATCAAATATGTCTATATTGAAGACTCTTTATCCGCAGGGATTAAAGTCAAGGACACAATCCCCGCTTCCGTCAAGCATAAAGCAATCCAGACGGTAGAAGCAGCTTTTACAGATATGCAGGCAGAAAACAAGTCAAAAAGAAGCTTTTTGCTGGACCAGAATTCTAAAATATTCAAGGACATCATCAAGGGTCTTTTGGATGAAATCAAAGGGAACCGGGACCTTCTCACGATTTTAACAGATGTGTATATATATGATTCGTATATTTTTCAGCATTCGTTCAATGTCACCCTCTACACGCTTGCGGTGGCCATGGAAATGGGTTATTCAAGCAAGAGTTTGGAAACCATCGGACTTGGCGCGATCCTTCATGACGTAGGAAAGATGATGGTGCCTGAAGATATTCTTATGAAGCCCGGAAAGCTTACAGGGGACGAATTTGAAGTCGTCAAAAAACATACTGATTTTGGATTCGATATTTTAAGGCAGCTCCATACAGTTCCCCTTTTAGTTGCCCACTGCGCATTCCAGCACCATGAGCGGCTGGATGGATCAGGCTATCCAAGGGGATTGAACGGCAAGGAAATGCACGAATATGCCAAAATCATCGCCGTAGCGGATGTTTTTGATGCCGTCACTTCCAACAGGGTATATAGGGGTGCCCTTCTCCCTCATGAGGGACTGGAGGTTTTATATGCAGGTTCCGGCACATTGTTCGAGCCTGAAATTGTTGATGCTTTCCGCAGGTCGGTCACGATCTATCCGAATGGCATAACTGTCCTTTTGAATGATTCCAGAAAAGGGATTGTATCGAAACAGAACCCTAGTTTGACTGAAAGGCCTGTTATTAGAATTATTGAAGAAAATGGCCGTGAACTTCAGGAGCCTTATGAGATTGATCTGAAAATAGAATTGGATGTCATGATCCATAGCTGCGATGTGGATTGGAAAAGTCCGGTAGCGAAATAA
- a CDS encoding bifunctional metallophosphatase/5'-nucleotidase, whose protein sequence is MKETIHIYHTNDIHSHFENWTDIKQYLAERREEHEKTGEEMLLFDIGDFCDRWHPLTEASRGKENMALLNDSKYTAATIGNNEGITFAFGDLDSLYNEAHFEVIAANLFYKDGKRPDWALPYKIYKTKGGVKIGVTGATAYYDTFYDLLGWDIKDPLKELERQIERLKKEADVIIVLSHLGIYEDEQLAKMCPEIDLILGGHTHHLLEQGKLVGKTLLGAAGKHGRHAGHIKLEFDTDSRRIITKDAEIESFPPHDVDPYWSKGETMLQKTVVHLNQRIDTDWFTPAELPQMLCDALHEWCKADCTMLNAGLVLEGLGEGNVTEYELLKCLPHPINPCVITVKGAELKEIIKQSCNPDLIQMDVKGLGFRGKKMGMFHYNGIRFDPHFKKIMINGITLDPVQSYRLATTDMFTFGKFFPDIQRAEHKEYFFPEFLRDIMAWKLKKQAD, encoded by the coding sequence ATGAAGGAAACAATCCATATTTATCATACGAATGATATCCACAGCCACTTTGAGAACTGGACGGATATCAAACAATATCTCGCGGAACGCAGGGAGGAGCATGAAAAAACGGGGGAAGAAATGCTTCTCTTTGATATCGGCGATTTCTGCGATCGATGGCATCCATTAACAGAAGCGAGCAGAGGGAAAGAAAATATGGCTTTGCTGAATGACTCGAAATACACAGCAGCAACAATCGGAAATAACGAAGGGATCACTTTTGCATTCGGGGATCTGGATTCCCTTTACAACGAGGCGCACTTTGAAGTGATTGCAGCGAACCTTTTTTACAAGGATGGGAAACGACCCGATTGGGCTCTGCCGTATAAAATATATAAGACAAAGGGCGGCGTGAAGATAGGTGTCACAGGAGCCACAGCCTACTATGACACTTTCTATGACCTCCTTGGCTGGGATATTAAAGATCCTTTAAAAGAACTGGAACGGCAGATTGAGAGGTTGAAAAAAGAAGCAGATGTCATTATCGTCCTTTCGCATTTAGGGATTTACGAAGATGAACAGCTTGCCAAAATGTGCCCTGAGATTGACTTAATTCTTGGCGGCCATACACATCATCTTTTGGAACAAGGTAAGCTTGTGGGCAAAACATTATTGGGTGCTGCAGGGAAACATGGCAGGCATGCGGGCCACATCAAGCTGGAATTTGACACGGACAGCAGACGAATCATAACTAAGGATGCTGAAATAGAATCCTTCCCGCCACACGATGTGGATCCTTACTGGTCAAAAGGAGAAACAATGCTGCAGAAAACAGTCGTCCACCTGAATCAGCGAATCGATACTGACTGGTTTACTCCGGCGGAATTGCCCCAGATGCTTTGTGATGCCCTTCATGAATGGTGCAAGGCAGATTGCACCATGCTGAATGCCGGTCTTGTCCTGGAGGGATTAGGAGAAGGGAATGTGACGGAATATGAATTGCTGAAGTGCCTGCCACACCCAATCAACCCATGCGTCATTACCGTAAAGGGTGCGGAGCTGAAGGAAATCATCAAGCAGTCATGCAATCCTGATTTAATTCAAATGGATGTGAAAGGGCTGGGATTCAGAGGGAAAAAGATGGGGATGTTCCATTACAATGGAATCCGTTTCGATCCTCATTTCAAGAAAATCATGATAAATGGCATAACGCTTGACCCCGTTCAATCGTACCGGCTAGCCACAACAGATATGTTTACTTTCGGCAAATTCTTCCCTGATATTCAACGGGCTGAACATAAAGAATATTTCTTTCCCGAATTCTTAAGAGATATCATGGCATGGAAGCTTAAGAAGCAGGCAGACTGA
- the sufU gene encoding Fe-S cluster assembly sulfur transfer protein SufU: protein MSFNNLDALYRQVIMDHYKNPRNKGSLEDGSLTVDMNNPTCGDRIHLTMTVKDGKVEEAKFDGEGCSISMASASMMTQAIKGKDVETAYKMAEIFSDMMQGKEYDEDIDLGDIEALQGVSKFPARIKCATLAWKAMEKGLKENE from the coding sequence ATGTCTTTTAATAACTTAGACGCTCTATACCGCCAAGTAATCATGGATCATTATAAAAACCCGCGGAATAAAGGCAGCCTGGAAGACGGTAGTCTCACAGTGGATATGAACAACCCCACATGCGGAGACCGGATCCATCTGACGATGACTGTCAAGGACGGAAAAGTGGAAGAAGCTAAGTTTGACGGAGAAGGCTGCTCTATTTCCATGGCATCTGCCTCTATGATGACGCAAGCCATCAAAGGCAAGGATGTTGAAACTGCATATAAAATGGCAGAAATCTTCTCAGACATGATGCAGGGGAAAGAATATGATGAAGATATCGATCTTGGAGATATCGAAGCACTTCAAGGGGTTTCTAAATTCCCTGCCCGCATCAAATGTGCGACATTAGCCTGGAAGGCGATGGAAAAAGGGTTGAAAGAAAACGAATAA
- a CDS encoding YunC family protein, which produces MVSLTPVDIEGFTFLAISVELPKTTLLVVTSERGYIMCGALDVGLLNERLKDRKILAGRAVGVKTIDELLEAPLESVTHEALDAGITPGMLGKDALLLML; this is translated from the coding sequence GTGGTTTCTTTAACGCCTGTAGACATAGAAGGCTTCACTTTCCTGGCAATTTCCGTGGAACTCCCGAAGACCACTTTGCTCGTCGTGACGAGTGAAAGGGGCTATATTATGTGCGGCGCCCTTGATGTGGGGCTGTTGAATGAGAGGCTTAAGGACCGCAAAATATTGGCGGGACGCGCTGTCGGGGTCAAAACTATTGACGAGCTCCTTGAGGCTCCTCTGGAATCGGTCACTCATGAAGCCTTGGATGCCGGGATTACCCCGGGGATGCTTGGAAAGGATGCATTGCTTCTTATGCTGTAG
- the sufD gene encoding Fe-S cluster assembly protein SufD: MTVDTKLPVDQEYVSSFSKEQGEPEWFATLRTEALAKANELPMPKPDKTKIDKWNLTQFSNHYVKSDKYASLNELPETVKSLIDLENTSQNLYIQRNNSAAYLSLSDELKAQGVVFTDIFSAVKEHGELVQKYFMKDGVKADEHKLTALHAALVNGGAFLYVPKNVEVKEPIQAVYVHDQEDVSLFNHVLVVADDNSSVTYVENYVSTVEVENGLANIVTEVVANANARVAYGAVDTLSKGFTTYVNRRGTAARDARIDWALGLMNDGNTISENVTDLIGDGSYTDTKTVVVGRGSQIQNFTTKVVHFGKNTEGYILKHGVSKDSATSIFNGIGKIEHGASKSNAEQESRVLMLSEKARGDANPILLIDEDDVTAGHAASVGRVDPVQLYYLMSRGIAKVEAERLIIHGFLAPVVNQLPIEGVKKQLVEVIERKVR, from the coding sequence ATGACAGTGGATACAAAACTACCAGTAGATCAGGAGTACGTAAGCTCCTTTTCAAAGGAGCAAGGTGAACCTGAATGGTTCGCTACCCTGCGTACAGAAGCATTGGCTAAAGCAAATGAACTTCCAATGCCAAAACCGGATAAAACAAAAATCGATAAATGGAATCTTACTCAATTCAGCAATCATTATGTAAAAAGCGATAAATACGCTTCATTGAATGAATTGCCTGAAACGGTAAAATCATTGATCGACCTTGAAAATACATCTCAAAACTTATATATCCAAAGAAACAACTCTGCGGCTTATTTGTCACTTTCTGATGAATTGAAAGCTCAGGGTGTTGTGTTTACTGATATTTTCTCAGCAGTAAAAGAGCACGGTGAACTTGTCCAAAAATACTTCATGAAAGACGGAGTAAAAGCAGACGAGCACAAACTGACTGCTTTGCATGCTGCATTGGTAAATGGCGGTGCTTTCCTTTACGTCCCTAAAAATGTCGAAGTGAAAGAGCCGATTCAAGCTGTATACGTACACGACCAAGAGGATGTATCTTTATTCAACCACGTATTGGTTGTAGCGGATGACAACAGCTCTGTCACTTATGTGGAAAACTATGTTTCTACTGTGGAAGTAGAAAATGGGCTTGCCAACATCGTGACAGAAGTAGTCGCAAATGCGAATGCAAGAGTTGCCTACGGTGCAGTAGACACCCTTTCAAAAGGGTTCACAACATATGTTAACCGCCGTGGAACTGCTGCAAGAGATGCCCGCATCGATTGGGCACTTGGCTTGATGAATGACGGAAATACCATCTCTGAAAATGTCACTGACTTAATTGGCGATGGTTCTTATACTGATACAAAAACTGTTGTTGTGGGAAGAGGTTCCCAAATCCAAAACTTCACAACAAAAGTTGTACACTTCGGTAAAAACACTGAAGGATACATTTTGAAGCATGGCGTATCAAAAGACTCCGCTACATCCATTTTTAATGGAATCGGAAAAATTGAGCACGGCGCTTCTAAATCAAATGCAGAACAGGAATCCCGCGTACTGATGCTTAGCGAAAAAGCACGCGGCGATGCCAACCCGATCCTTTTGATTGATGAAGATGATGTAACAGCTGGTCATGCTGCATCAGTCGGACGTGTCGACCCAGTTCAACTTTACTACCTAATGAGCCGCGGGATCGCGAAAGTGGAAGCAGAACGATTGATCATCCACGGATTCCTTGCGCCTGTCGTCAATCAGCTTCCTATTGAAGGAGTTAAAAAACAGCTTGTTGAGGTCATCGAAAGGAAAGTAAGATAA